The DNA sequence GCGCGCAACATGGTCATCTACCTGCGGCGCGCCGGCAGCGATCCGCAATTGTCGCCGTGGCTGGCGTTTCGCAACCACCTGCACCCGGCGGTGCACCGGGTGCAGGACGCGATCATCGGCGACCCGGCCAACGACTGGAACATCGCGCAGCTGGCGCAGATCGCCTGCGCCAGCGAGCGCCACATCACGCGCCTGTTCCGCGAGCACACCGGCACCGGCATCGTGGACTACATCCAGCGCATCCGCGTGGCGCTGGCGCGCGAGCTGCTGGCGCAGTCGCCGTTGGACATGGAGCGCGTGGCGGAAAAGGCGGGTTTCAATTCGTCGCGCCAGCTGCGGCGCGTATGGAACAAGTTCGAGGCCGCGCCGCCCAGCCGCTACCGGGCCGGGATGGAAGACGCGCTACAGTAAAGGTCCGGTCAGTAGATCTGAGCGCCGCCCGCCGTGCCGCCGTGGATGTCGGTGCTGCCGACCATGCTCAAGGCCACCGCTTCGGCCACCTTGATGCCGTCCACGGCCGCGGAAAGAATGCCGCCTGCATAGCCCGCGCCTTCGCCCGCAGGGAATAGCCCTTTGACATTGAGGCTCTGGAAGTTGTCCAGCCGCTTGATGCGTACTGGCGACGAAGTGCGGGTTTCGACGCCGGTCAGCACCGCATCGCTCATCGCATAGCCGCGAATCTGCCGGTCAAACACGGGCAGCGCTTCACGCATGGCCTCGATCGCATAGTCGGGCAACGCTGGCGCCAGATCGGTGAGATGCACGCCCGGCTTGTAGGACGGGAGCACCGAGCCGAATTCCTTCGACGGCCGTCCGGCGAGGAAATCGCCCACCAGCTGCCCCGGCGCGTCGTAATTACTCCCGCCCATCACGTAGGCGCGCGACTCCAGCTCACGCTGGAAATCGATACCCGCCAGCGGGTGGCCTGGGTAATCGTCGGGCGTGATGCCGACCACGAAACCGCTGTTGGCGTTGCGCTCGTTGCGCGAATACTGGCTCATGCCGTTGGTGACCACGCGCTGCGGCTCCGATGTGGCCGCCACCACGGTGCCGCCCGGGCACATGCAGAAACTGTAGACCGCGCGGCCATTCTTGCAGTGATGCACCAGCTTGTAGTCGGCCGCGCCCAATAGAGGATGGCCGGCGAACTTGCCGAAGCGCGCGCGGTCGATCAGCGATTGCGGATGCTCGATGCGGAAACCGATCGAGAACGGCTTGGCTTCCACGTACACGCCACGCTCGTACAGCATCTGGAAGGTGTCGCGCGCGCTGTGGCCGACGGCCAGCACGACGTTGTCCGTGGCGATATGTTCGCCGTTTTCCAGCACCACGCCGCGAATTTGCTTCCCTTCTTGGCCGTTGTCGATGTCGAGATCGGTGACCTTGGCCTGGAAGCGGAATTCGCCGCCGAGCGATTCGATCGTCTCGCGCATGGCTTCCACCATCTTCACCAGGCGGAAGGTGCCGATGTGCGGCTTGCTCACGTACAGGATTTCTTCCGGCGCGTAGTGCTTCACGAATTCGGCGAGCACCTTGCGGCTGTAATGCTTCGGGTCCTTGATCCCGCTGTGCAGCTTGCCGTCGGAAAAAGTGCCGGCCCCGCCTTCGCCGAACTGCACGTTCGATTCCGGATTGAGGTCGCGCTTGCGCCACAGGCCCCAAGTATCCTTGGTGCGCTCGCGCACCACCTTGCCGCGTTCGAGGATGATCGGCCTGAAGCCCATCTGCGCCAGGATCAGCGCGGCGAAAATGCCGCACGGGCCGAAGCCGATGATCACCGGTCGCTGTTCGACGCGGGCCGGCGCCTGCGCGACGAACTTGTATTCCATGTCGGGCGTGATGCCCACATGCGGCACGCCTTGCATCCGCGCCAGCACGGCCGCTTCGTTTTTCACCTCGACGTCGAGCGTGTAGACCAGCATGATCGCACTGCGCCTGCGCGCATCGTAGCCGCGCCGGAAAACGGTATAGCCTGTCAGCTCGCCGGCGTCGATGTTCAGGCGCGCGAGGATGGCGGCGGGCAGGTCGGAATCGGGGTGGTCGAGCGGGAGTTGTACGTCAGTCAATCGCAGCATGCGCGTCTTGGGGTGTGCGGTGGAAGGGCGCTATTTTACCGCACGCCATGCGGCGGCCGGCGCAACGGAAGGCCGCTGCGCCGGCATCTTTTCCCCGGGCGGACGCGCCTACGCGCTGCGGTACTGGTCGCGCAGGCTTCTCACCTGGTCATGGTTTTTCAGCACGCCCTGGTACTGCCGCTCCACCACGGCGCGCACCGCCGCCGGCAAGCCCTTTTCCAGCGCATTGCGATAGCGCGACACCGCCACATCCTCGCCGCGCTCGCACTCCTTCAGCACGGCCTTGACGTCGTTGCCGGCGATGACGGACTTGACGTCGACCCAGCGCCGGTGCAGCGCACCGCCCAGGCTGCTGCCGTGTTCCGGTTCGCCGCCATAGGCGCGCACCAGGTCCTGCAATTCCAGCGCGGAAGCCGCGCAGGTTTGCGCCCGGTTGGAAAAGAAGGACTTGAGCGCGGTATCGCCCACGTCCCGGGCGCAAGTCAGAAAGCCTTCCTCGCCATCCTTGCAGGTTTCGATCAGGTCGTTCAGGGTGGAGATCACTTCATCGTTATCCATGCGCGCCCCCTCAGGTTGTGCATGAAGTCCGTCTTATTTGCCGCTCTCGGAGCCGGTCTGCGATTCGCCGCTCTTCTTGCCTGACCAGGATTTCGACGCTCCGGAAGCCGACGTTCCCTTGGTGCCGGAGGCGCCGGTGGTCGCGGCGGGATTGTGGCTCATCGCCTGCTTGGCCATGTCCGAGTGCTCGTTAATCTTCGGCATCATGTTCGATGCGAGCGTCTTCAGGTCGGAATCCTTGGCCTGCTTTTCAATGCGGCCCAGCAGCGCATGCGCCTGGCGATGGTCGGCCACGCCGCCTTTCGTGAGGTAGGCCTTGTCGAACTTGTCGCCGGACAGCGCGCTCAGCTTCTTGATTTCCGCCTTGTGCTTGGCATCCAGGTTATCCGGCAGCGTCGCGCCCTTGGCCTGCGCCAGGTCTTTCAGCTGCGACTGCGCCGCGGTGTGGTCGTCGACCATCTTCTGCGCGAAGCTGCGCACCTGCTCATCCTTGCTCTTGTTGAGCGCGATCTTGCCCGCCTCGATTTCGGCCATGTTGGCGATCGCGAGCTGGTTCATCATTGCCATGTCGGACTTGCCCAGCTTGTCGGCGCTGCTGCCGGTCTTGCCGGAAGCGGAATCGGACGCGCCGCTGGTCATCGGCTGGGTGCTGCTGGTTTCATTTTGCCCGGTCGGGCTCATGCGGCCTTCCTTGTTGGCCGGCGTCTGACCGCTGGCGTCCTTGGCGGACTGTGCGTACACGGAGCCTGCGCCGAACATGATCGCCAGCATGGCGACGCCGATCACTTGAGTCAGATGTTTATGCTGTGCCATTTTGGGTCTCCTAGGGAAAAGGTAATAGCTATCGCCAACCAATCGCACCGAGCGGGCTGGACGCGGGGAGCATGAGGCAATGTATATGCCAGATACCGGTGGTCGCGGCGGCGATGGGAGAGGACAAGCGCGGACAAGGCGGGACGAGCGAAACGTGGCGAAAGGCCGGGCCGGTGGAAGAGACTACAGAGAAGTGGAAAAAATTACAGCAATTACAACCGGGCAGACCCTGTCCATCCAGCACCGCTTGTAATGAAAATATTGTTGCCGGCGTAATGCGACGTGCAGACATTGCCAGCGCTGCAAAAAAAATGCCAAAGCAAAAGGAATTTGCTTTGGCAAATGCCCGTCGGGTCGCTCCGACAGGCGCCCATGAAAGAGTGGCTACCTATCGCATCCATGCGAATTGCGTGCCACCTCGGGCGCCGGCTTGCGAAGGATGCGCCACGCAGCGACGCG is a window from the Noviherbaspirillum sp. UKPF54 genome containing:
- a CDS encoding NAD(P)/FAD-dependent oxidoreductase is translated as MLRLTDVQLPLDHPDSDLPAAILARLNIDAGELTGYTVFRRGYDARRRSAIMLVYTLDVEVKNEAAVLARMQGVPHVGITPDMEYKFVAQAPARVEQRPVIIGFGPCGIFAALILAQMGFRPIILERGKVVRERTKDTWGLWRKRDLNPESNVQFGEGGAGTFSDGKLHSGIKDPKHYSRKVLAEFVKHYAPEEILYVSKPHIGTFRLVKMVEAMRETIESLGGEFRFQAKVTDLDIDNGQEGKQIRGVVLENGEHIATDNVVLAVGHSARDTFQMLYERGVYVEAKPFSIGFRIEHPQSLIDRARFGKFAGHPLLGAADYKLVHHCKNGRAVYSFCMCPGGTVVAATSEPQRVVTNGMSQYSRNERNANSGFVVGITPDDYPGHPLAGIDFQRELESRAYVMGGSNYDAPGQLVGDFLAGRPSKEFGSVLPSYKPGVHLTDLAPALPDYAIEAMREALPVFDRQIRGYAMSDAVLTGVETRTSSPVRIKRLDNFQSLNVKGLFPAGEGAGYAGGILSAAVDGIKVAEAVALSMVGSTDIHGGTAGGAQIY
- a CDS encoding PA2169 family four-helix-bundle protein translates to MDNDEVISTLNDLIETCKDGEEGFLTCARDVGDTALKSFFSNRAQTCAASALELQDLVRAYGGEPEHGSSLGGALHRRWVDVKSVIAGNDVKAVLKECERGEDVAVSRYRNALEKGLPAAVRAVVERQYQGVLKNHDQVRSLRDQYRSA
- a CDS encoding DUF4142 domain-containing protein → MAQHKHLTQVIGVAMLAIMFGAGSVYAQSAKDASGQTPANKEGRMSPTGQNETSSTQPMTSGASDSASGKTGSSADKLGKSDMAMMNQLAIANMAEIEAGKIALNKSKDEQVRSFAQKMVDDHTAAQSQLKDLAQAKGATLPDNLDAKHKAEIKKLSALSGDKFDKAYLTKGGVADHRQAHALLGRIEKQAKDSDLKTLASNMMPKINEHSDMAKQAMSHNPAATTGASGTKGTSASGASKSWSGKKSGESQTGSESGK